Proteins encoded in a region of the Paenibacillus wynnii genome:
- a CDS encoding GNAT family N-acetyltransferase yields the protein MHSHPLNEIYAIMEASFPDSEFRTLDGQKALLADSRYRLITDYDNQGRVTAFIAAWEFPVFRFVEHIAVHPAVRGQGLGDRMMRDYISESITPVLLEVEPPLNEWSRRRVGFYERLGFFLNPFEYRQPPLREGQSELPLKIMSYAQPLPEEAFSLFKETVYRHVYKVSDSHHE from the coding sequence ATGCATAGTCATCCCTTGAATGAAATCTACGCGATCATGGAAGCGTCATTCCCTGATTCCGAATTCCGTACCCTAGATGGTCAAAAGGCACTGCTTGCGGATTCGAGGTACCGCTTGATCACAGACTATGACAACCAAGGCCGGGTTACCGCTTTTATTGCTGCATGGGAATTTCCGGTATTCCGTTTTGTAGAGCATATTGCAGTTCATCCTGCTGTAAGAGGACAAGGGTTGGGAGATAGGATGATGCGGGATTATATTTCTGAATCAATAACTCCCGTTCTGCTGGAAGTAGAGCCTCCACTCAACGAATGGTCACGCCGAAGAGTCGGTTTCTATGAAAGACTGGGCTTCTTTCTAAATCCTTTTGAATATAGGCAGCCACCGCTTAGAGAAGGGCAATCGGAATTGCCTTTAAAGATTATGAGCTATGCTCAACCACTCCCCGAGGAAGCGTTCTCTCTTTTTAAAGAAACGGTATATCGCCATGTGTATAAGGTATCCGACTCTCACCATGAATAA
- a CDS encoding L,D-transpeptidase family protein has protein sequence MLVLGLLCCVFYTGKASAAGNDLIIINKKVNQLAFFSDGKLVRTFPVATGRTHSLTPEGSFKIVVKIKNRPYYKEKIPGGDPRNPLGDRWMGLEVNGTYGTTYAIHGNSNENSIGKYVSSGCIRMHNEDIHWLFPKVEKNTRVVITTSSSGMEKIAAKHGYTLGRSLFAGTLIFNDVSTKLNQPLVLENSRVYLPLRELIKLLGGEVKWNNQEEILTLTRGGRTISYKPLTNKATVNGKEIAILPSLNQNNSVMIPLKNIPEMFGLQVKWNSELKTVSISE, from the coding sequence TTGCTCGTACTAGGTTTACTCTGCTGCGTTTTCTACACCGGAAAAGCAAGCGCTGCAGGCAATGATCTGATCATCATCAACAAGAAAGTGAATCAATTGGCGTTCTTTAGTGATGGAAAGCTGGTACGGACTTTTCCAGTTGCTACGGGCAGAACACACAGTCTAACTCCAGAAGGAAGCTTCAAAATCGTGGTAAAAATCAAGAACAGACCCTATTACAAAGAAAAAATTCCCGGAGGAGATCCGCGTAACCCGTTGGGTGATCGTTGGATGGGACTTGAGGTTAATGGAACTTATGGAACCACATATGCCATTCACGGGAACAGTAATGAAAATTCGATTGGGAAATATGTCAGCTCAGGATGCATACGTATGCATAACGAGGATATTCACTGGCTTTTTCCAAAAGTCGAAAAAAACACCAGGGTCGTAATTACCACAAGTAGTTCGGGGATGGAAAAGATCGCAGCCAAGCATGGATACACACTAGGGAGATCATTGTTTGCCGGAACGTTGATCTTCAACGATGTGTCCACGAAGTTAAATCAGCCTCTAGTTTTGGAGAATTCCCGGGTTTATCTGCCGCTGAGGGAACTCATTAAATTACTGGGTGGAGAGGTGAAATGGAATAATCAAGAGGAGATTCTAACCCTTACAAGGGGTGGAAGGACGATTAGCTATAAGCCGTTGACGAATAAGGCTACTGTGAATGGAAAAGAAATCGCCATTTTGCCATCCCTTAATCAAAATAACAGTGTAATGATTCCGTTGAAAAACATTCCCGAAATGTTCGGACTTCAGGTGAAGTGGAATTCGGAGCTCAAGACGGTGAGTATTTCGGAATAA
- a CDS encoding AraC family transcriptional regulator, producing the protein MNLDLRFINHGQEACSPNHQCGPDINEQYKIYYIHHGQGSLHSSGNSYALGPGHGFLIYPHQEATYKADESIPWTYSWIVFEGNDADDLLTRAYLSKEHPIFFAPVNSWFNTFAAQFDQTLAKENSMELASCSILYRFFSELLELSTSSVSTFKPKERYVQKAIEFIHDNYQHKIFIAEIAHIVGIDRMYLTSLFKEILNTSPQHYLHQFRMDKSIELMQNRALSISEIAHAVGYKDPLFFSKMFKKHWGICPSAYRNKKVKKV; encoded by the coding sequence GTGAATTTAGACCTTCGTTTTATTAATCACGGTCAGGAAGCATGTTCTCCCAATCATCAATGTGGGCCAGATATCAACGAGCAATATAAGATTTACTACATACATCATGGGCAGGGCTCTCTCCATTCCTCAGGGAACAGCTATGCCTTAGGGCCGGGGCATGGATTTCTTATTTATCCACATCAAGAGGCAACTTATAAAGCTGACGAATCTATTCCCTGGACTTATTCCTGGATCGTATTCGAAGGTAATGATGCAGATGATTTATTAACCAGAGCATATTTAAGTAAAGAACATCCGATTTTTTTTGCACCCGTAAATTCCTGGTTCAATACGTTTGCTGCCCAATTTGACCAGACGCTTGCAAAAGAGAATAGTATGGAACTTGCCAGTTGCAGTATTCTTTACCGTTTTTTTAGTGAGTTACTAGAACTATCTACTTCCTCTGTTTCTACCTTCAAGCCCAAAGAAAGATATGTCCAGAAAGCGATCGAATTTATCCATGACAACTACCAGCACAAGATATTCATTGCTGAAATCGCACATATAGTGGGTATTGATAGAATGTATCTAACAAGCCTGTTCAAAGAAATACTTAACACCTCACCGCAGCATTATCTTCACCAGTTCCGAATGGATAAATCCATTGAGCTAATGCAAAATAGAGCACTCTCCATTTCAGAGATTGCCCATGCTGTAGGATATAAAGATCCTCTTTTCTTTTCGAAGATGTTCAAAAAACACTGGGGCATATGTCCAAGTGCATATCGCAATAAAAAAGTTAAAAAGGTATAA